In one window of Dyella thiooxydans DNA:
- a CDS encoding ArsC/Spx/MgsR family protein, whose protein sequence is MAEAAVLYGLAGTDACRKACAWLDRFGHAYRFVDTQRERPAPEALKAWAQAAGGWDALADRSGRAWKGLLPQRRNPESDPEWTLLIREHPGVLRQPLAVLADGTLLLGFTGGQYEKRFGKGRATA, encoded by the coding sequence GTGGCTGAGGCCGCAGTCCTCTATGGACTGGCGGGCACCGATGCCTGCCGCAAGGCCTGTGCGTGGCTGGACCGTTTCGGCCACGCGTATCGCTTCGTCGACACCCAGCGCGAGCGGCCCGCGCCCGAGGCGCTGAAGGCCTGGGCGCAGGCCGCCGGCGGCTGGGACGCGCTGGCCGACCGCAGTGGCCGCGCCTGGAAAGGCCTGCTGCCGCAGCGGCGCAACCCGGAGAGCGATCCGGAGTGGACACTGCTGATCCGCGAGCATCCCGGCGTGCTGCGCCAGCCGCTGGCGGTGCTCGCCGATGGCACGCTGCTGCTGGGCTTCACCGGCGGGCAATACGAAAAGCGATTCGGCAAGGGCAGGGCCACCGCATGA
- a CDS encoding Spx/MgsR family RNA polymerase-binding regulatory protein: MSVELYGLAKCSTCDKARAWLDAHKIKHSFTDYREHPIAPAALKAWAKELTWEKLVNRASYTWRDLSETQKAASTDAQWLALIKEFPALVKRPVVVKDGAVSVGFTEKKFKELFGG; this comes from the coding sequence ATGAGCGTCGAACTGTATGGCCTGGCCAAGTGCAGCACCTGCGACAAGGCGCGCGCATGGCTGGATGCGCACAAGATCAAGCACAGCTTCACCGACTACCGCGAACACCCGATCGCCCCGGCCGCGCTGAAGGCGTGGGCGAAGGAGCTGACCTGGGAGAAGCTGGTCAACCGGGCCAGCTACACCTGGCGCGACCTGAGCGAGACGCAGAAGGCCGCTTCCACCGACGCGCAGTGGCTCGCCCTGATCAAGGAATTCCCCGCACTGGTCAAGCGTCCGGTGGTGGTGAAGGACGGCGCGGTGAGCGTCGGTTTCACCGAGAAGAAGTTCAAGGAACTGTTCGGTGGCTGA
- the dapD gene encoding 2,3,4,5-tetrahydropyridine-2,6-dicarboxylate N-succinyltransferase, translating into MSSIQTLIEDAFERRASLSQSEIETHLRPAVGQVLDLLESGELRVAAPDGQSGWTVNQWVKKAVLLYFRINDNRVVDGGPAAAFDKVPLRFAHGDDASLQQLGARVVPGALVRRGAHIAKDVVLMPSYVNIGAHVGSGTMVDTWATVGSCAQIGARVHLSGGVGIGGVLEPLQANPTIIEDDCFIGARSEVVEGVVVEKGSVIGMGVFLGQSTRIYNRMTGEISYGRIPSGSVVVSGSLPAKDGSHSLYAAVIVKQVDEKTRSKTGINDLLRSFE; encoded by the coding sequence ATGTCCTCCATCCAGACCCTTATCGAAGACGCGTTCGAGCGTCGCGCCTCGCTGTCGCAGAGCGAGATCGAAACCCACCTGCGCCCGGCCGTCGGCCAGGTGCTGGACCTGCTCGAGTCCGGCGAGCTGCGCGTCGCCGCGCCGGACGGCCAGAGCGGCTGGACCGTCAACCAATGGGTGAAGAAGGCAGTACTGCTGTACTTCCGCATCAACGACAACCGCGTCGTGGACGGCGGCCCGGCCGCCGCCTTCGACAAGGTGCCGCTGCGCTTCGCCCACGGTGACGATGCCTCGCTGCAGCAGCTCGGCGCGCGCGTGGTGCCCGGTGCGCTGGTGCGCCGTGGCGCGCACATCGCGAAGGACGTGGTGCTGATGCCCAGCTACGTGAACATCGGCGCGCACGTCGGCAGCGGCACCATGGTCGACACCTGGGCCACGGTCGGCTCCTGCGCGCAGATCGGCGCGCGCGTGCACCTGTCCGGCGGCGTCGGCATCGGCGGCGTGCTGGAGCCGCTGCAGGCCAACCCGACGATCATCGAGGACGACTGCTTCATCGGCGCGCGCTCGGAGGTGGTCGAGGGCGTGGTGGTGGAAAAGGGCAGCGTGATCGGCATGGGCGTGTTCCTCGGCCAGTCCACCCGCATCTACAACCGCATGACCGGCGAGATCAGCTACGGACGCATCCCTTCGGGCAGCGTGGTCGTATCCGGAAGCCTGCCTGCCAAGGACGGATCGCACAGCCTCTACGCCGCGGTGATCGTCAAGCAGGTGGACGAGAAGACCCGGTCCAAGACCGGCATCAACGACCTGCTGAGGAGCTTCGAATGA
- a CDS encoding DsrE family protein has product MNIRHAGRSALAALAFCIATVPASAAAATADAAASPQQGAAGVTWVHPVIAKFGGVHPRPDVDMQLDPKADYKVFVDVVSADLDSDEPLHSLLRLARLVNLMGYGKVPPSHVHIVALLDGQAGAAALTDEAYRRMSKKHTANPNTALLHALRQAGVKLMVCSQAMAGLGLKDSDIDPDVTITLSGLTDPILYGQRGYSYMQL; this is encoded by the coding sequence ATGAACATCAGGCATGCGGGTCGTTCGGCCCTGGCGGCCCTCGCGTTCTGTATCGCGACGGTGCCGGCTTCCGCGGCCGCGGCCACCGCCGATGCCGCGGCGTCTCCGCAGCAGGGCGCCGCCGGGGTCACCTGGGTCCACCCGGTCATAGCGAAGTTCGGAGGGGTGCATCCGCGCCCCGATGTGGACATGCAGCTGGATCCGAAGGCCGACTACAAGGTGTTCGTCGACGTGGTGTCCGCCGATCTCGACTCGGACGAGCCGCTCCATTCGCTGCTGCGCCTGGCTCGCCTTGTCAACCTGATGGGCTACGGCAAGGTGCCGCCATCGCACGTGCACATCGTGGCGCTGCTGGATGGCCAGGCCGGCGCCGCCGCGCTGACCGATGAGGCCTACCGGCGGATGAGCAAGAAGCACACCGCCAACCCCAATACCGCATTGCTGCATGCGCTCAGGCAGGCCGGGGTGAAGCTGATGGTGTGCAGCCAGGCGATGGCGGGGCTGGGCCTGAAGGACAGCGACATCGATCCCGACGTCACCATCACCCTGTCCGGCCTCACCGACCCGATCCTCTACGGCCAGCGCGGCTACAGCTACATGCAGCTCTAG
- the glnD gene encoding [protein-PII] uridylyltransferase: MTPPSVPLPPLPRLPIAVPRSGVSTEARKALRQLLGDMDRALATAFRDGADATALAARRGESVGRIVVHVWNACLGEVADTALFAVGGFGRGLLFPQSDVDLLVLTTRDDPTLRRALEQCFATFWDIGLKVGHAVREPAQCRALAAEEASVFTSLLDARRLAGDPALDTVLRSIVDDPALWPPRAYLAARLAERDARHARFDDTAYNLEPNLKDGPGGLRTLDSLRWLGLRLAHADGFDGMVAEGLLDPAERATLAEAEATLRRYRFALHLEAGRPEERLLFDFQRGLAARMGFVDQHEKNLGVEQFMQGYYRAASQVERLGVQIVERFEEMLEPDSPMTPIGSGFVQHGRRIAAADPELFMIRPAALVEIFLARLDHPELIGFSAETMRRIHQATARHGSALSDDPAALAAFLKLLQRGAPAVDALWRMNRHGLLAAILPAFGKVFGRMQYDLFHVYTVDEHTLRVLRNLARFADPAAVKEFPLGCQIWASLEKPELLLLAGLFHDIAKGRGGDHSVLGEDDARVFCTRLGLAPEHVDTVAWLVRWHLLMSTTAQRQDITDPEVVNRFAEAVGDRLRLDRLYLLTIADIIGTSPRLWNAWKDRLLADLYTATRYALRSDAELPRDASASIAECRASALALLASEGFAEEAVETVWRDFPERSFLRHRPEQVAWQTAAILRADKALPLVEVHPFSVRGSTELFVYAPDRDGLFASVTAMLDRMHFSVMEARVLSSPSGLAMDTFLLLEADSQMPATPQRADELRQRLLRALAETKPVLPARRGLHRHLKHFQMAPRIAFSATGGRTQMALVCSDRPGLLAAVAQVMLEVGVRVHDARIATFGERVEDFFQLTDRHDAPLDGELQECLRQALLERLAPAQG; the protein is encoded by the coding sequence ATGACTCCCCCTTCCGTCCCGCTGCCGCCGCTGCCCCGCCTGCCGATCGCGGTACCCCGCTCCGGCGTCTCGACCGAGGCGCGCAAGGCGTTGCGCCAATTGCTGGGCGACATGGATCGGGCGCTGGCCACCGCCTTCCGCGACGGTGCCGACGCCACCGCGCTGGCCGCGCGACGTGGCGAGTCGGTGGGGCGCATCGTGGTGCACGTGTGGAACGCCTGCCTGGGCGAGGTCGCGGACACCGCGCTGTTCGCGGTGGGCGGTTTCGGCCGCGGCCTGCTGTTCCCGCAGTCGGACGTCGACCTGCTGGTGCTGACCACCCGCGACGACCCGACCCTGCGCCGCGCGCTGGAGCAGTGCTTTGCGACCTTCTGGGACATCGGCCTGAAGGTCGGCCATGCGGTGCGCGAGCCGGCCCAGTGCAGGGCGCTGGCGGCGGAAGAGGCCAGCGTGTTCACCAGCCTGCTGGACGCGCGCCGACTGGCCGGCGACCCGGCGCTGGACACCGTGCTGCGGAGCATCGTCGACGATCCCGCACTATGGCCGCCGCGCGCCTATCTCGCCGCACGCCTGGCCGAGCGCGACGCGCGGCACGCCCGCTTCGACGACACCGCCTACAACCTCGAACCCAACCTCAAGGACGGACCCGGCGGCCTGCGCACGCTCGACTCGCTGCGCTGGCTCGGCCTGCGCCTCGCGCATGCCGACGGTTTCGACGGGATGGTCGCCGAGGGCCTGCTCGACCCGGCCGAGCGCGCCACCCTGGCCGAGGCCGAGGCCACGTTGCGGCGCTATCGCTTCGCCCTGCACCTGGAGGCCGGGCGGCCGGAGGAACGTCTGCTGTTCGACTTCCAGCGCGGGCTGGCCGCGCGCATGGGCTTCGTCGACCAGCACGAGAAGAACCTCGGCGTCGAGCAGTTCATGCAGGGCTACTACCGCGCCGCCAGCCAGGTCGAGCGGCTGGGTGTGCAGATCGTCGAGCGCTTCGAGGAGATGCTCGAGCCGGACAGCCCGATGACACCGATCGGCAGCGGCTTCGTGCAGCACGGCCGGCGCATCGCCGCGGCCGACCCGGAGCTGTTCATGATCCGGCCGGCGGCGCTGGTCGAGATTTTCCTGGCGCGGCTGGACCACCCCGAGCTGATCGGCTTCAGCGCCGAGACGATGCGCCGCATCCACCAGGCGACGGCACGGCACGGCAGTGCGCTGAGCGACGACCCGGCGGCACTGGCTGCCTTCCTGAAGCTGCTCCAGCGTGGCGCACCGGCGGTGGACGCGCTGTGGCGGATGAACCGGCACGGGCTGCTGGCGGCGATCCTGCCGGCGTTCGGCAAGGTGTTCGGGCGCATGCAGTACGACCTGTTCCACGTCTATACCGTGGACGAGCACACGCTGCGCGTGCTGCGCAACCTGGCGCGCTTCGCCGATCCGGCGGCGGTGAAGGAGTTTCCGCTCGGCTGCCAGATCTGGGCCTCGCTGGAAAAGCCCGAGCTGCTCCTGCTGGCCGGCCTGTTCCACGACATCGCCAAGGGTCGCGGCGGCGACCACTCGGTGCTGGGCGAGGACGACGCCCGCGTGTTCTGCACCCGGCTGGGGCTGGCTCCCGAGCATGTGGATACCGTGGCCTGGCTGGTGCGCTGGCACCTGCTGATGAGCACCACCGCGCAGCGCCAGGACATCACCGACCCGGAGGTGGTGAACCGTTTCGCCGAGGCGGTCGGCGACCGCCTGCGGCTGGACCGGCTCTACCTGCTCACCATCGCCGACATCATCGGCACCAGCCCGCGGCTGTGGAACGCGTGGAAGGACCGCTTGCTGGCCGATCTCTACACCGCCACCCGCTACGCCCTGCGCAGCGACGCCGAACTGCCGCGCGACGCCAGCGCCAGCATCGCCGAATGCCGTGCCAGCGCGCTGGCGCTGCTGGCTTCGGAGGGCTTCGCCGAAGAGGCGGTGGAGACGGTGTGGCGTGATTTCCCCGAGCGCAGCTTCCTCCGCCACCGGCCCGAGCAGGTGGCCTGGCAGACCGCGGCGATCCTGCGGGCGGACAAGGCACTGCCGCTGGTGGAGGTGCATCCGTTCTCGGTGCGCGGCAGCACGGAACTGTTCGTCTATGCGCCGGACCGCGACGGCCTGTTCGCCAGCGTCACCGCGATGCTCGACCGCATGCATTTCTCGGTGATGGAGGCGCGCGTGCTCAGCTCGCCCAGCGGGCTGGCGATGGACACCTTCCTGCTGCTGGAGGCCGACAGCCAGATGCCAGCCACGCCGCAGCGTGCCGACGAGCTGCGCCAGCGGCTGCTGCGCGCGCTGGCCGAGACCAAGCCGGTGCTGCCGGCGCGGCGCGGACTGCACCGGCACCTGAAGCACTTCCAGATGGCGCCGCGGATCGCCTTCTCCGCCACCGGCGGGCGCACCCAGATGGCGCTGGTTTGCAGTGACCGCCCTGGCCTGCTGGCCGCAGTGGCGCAGGTGATGCTGGAGGTGGGCGTGCGCGTGCACGACGCGCGCATCGCCACCTTCGGCGAGCGGGTGGAGGATTTCTTCCAGCTCACCGATCGCCACGACGCGCCACTGGACGGTGAACTGCAGGAGTGCCTGCGGCAGGCCCTGCTGGAGCGGCTGGCCCCGGCCCAGGGGTGA
- the map gene encoding type I methionyl aminopeptidase, whose product MAITLKTPEDLAAMRVAGQLAAEVLAMLKEHVKPGVTTEDLDRLAYEHIVNRQKAIPANVGYHGFPKTLCTSVNHVICHGIPTGAKVLKDGDIINLDVTVIKDGWHGDTSRMYFVGTPSVLAKRLVDTTHEAMMRGIQAVRPGATLGDVGAAIQKHAEAAGFSVVREYCGHGIGKVYHDEPQVLHYGRPGTGVELKKGMTFTVEPMINAGKPHTKQLPDGWTVVTKDHSLSAQWEHTIAVTDDGFEILTPWPDA is encoded by the coding sequence ATGGCCATTACCCTCAAGACCCCCGAAGACCTGGCCGCCATGCGTGTGGCCGGCCAGCTTGCCGCCGAAGTGCTGGCGATGCTGAAAGAACACGTCAAGCCCGGTGTCACCACCGAGGACCTGGACCGCCTCGCCTACGAGCACATCGTCAACAGGCAGAAGGCGATCCCGGCCAATGTCGGCTACCACGGCTTCCCCAAGACGCTGTGCACTTCGGTCAACCACGTGATCTGCCACGGCATTCCGACCGGAGCCAAGGTGCTCAAGGACGGCGACATCATCAATCTCGACGTCACCGTCATCAAGGACGGCTGGCACGGCGACACCAGCCGCATGTACTTCGTCGGCACCCCGTCGGTGCTGGCGAAACGCTTGGTGGACACCACTCACGAGGCGATGATGCGCGGCATCCAGGCGGTGCGCCCGGGCGCCACGCTGGGCGATGTCGGCGCGGCGATCCAGAAGCACGCCGAGGCGGCCGGCTTCAGCGTGGTGCGCGAGTACTGCGGCCACGGCATCGGCAAGGTCTACCACGACGAGCCGCAGGTCCTGCACTACGGCAGGCCCGGTACCGGGGTGGAACTGAAGAAGGGCATGACCTTCACCGTCGAGCCGATGATCAACGCCGGCAAGCCGCATACCAAGCAGTTGCCCGACGGCTGGACCGTGGTCACCAAGGACCACTCGCTCTCCGCCCAGTGGGAACACACCATCGCCGTCACCGACGACGGCTTCGAGATCCTCACGCCCTGGCCGGATGCCTGA
- the rpsB gene encoding 30S ribosomal protein S2 → MAQVTMRQMLEAGVHFGHQTRYWNPKMAPYIFGARGKIHIINLEKTLPLFTDAMNFLSGLAQKRGTILFVGTKRSAREPLAEEAARAGMPFVTARWLGGMLTNFRTVKQSVARLKELEAAETDGSFDKLVKHEVLSLRREREKLENSLGGIKNMNRLPDALFIIDIGHEDIAVQEAKKLGIPVIAVVDTNYNPELVDYAIPGNDDAIRAIQLYARAAADAILEGKAAAPNAAQGDADEFVELDEEGNPVAKDEERKAAPRRAPAKKGAPRRDGGRGRRESTDAE, encoded by the coding sequence ATGGCACAAGTCACCATGCGCCAGATGCTCGAAGCGGGCGTCCATTTCGGTCACCAGACCCGTTACTGGAACCCCAAGATGGCCCCGTACATCTTCGGTGCCCGCGGCAAGATCCACATCATCAACCTCGAGAAGACCCTGCCGCTGTTCACCGACGCGATGAACTTCCTGTCGGGTCTGGCGCAGAAGCGCGGCACCATCCTGTTCGTCGGCACCAAGCGCTCCGCCCGTGAGCCGCTGGCCGAAGAGGCCGCCCGCGCCGGCATGCCCTTCGTGACCGCCCGCTGGCTCGGCGGCATGCTGACCAACTTCCGCACCGTGAAGCAGTCGGTCGCCCGCCTGAAGGAGCTGGAAGCGGCCGAGACCGACGGCTCGTTCGACAAGCTGGTCAAGCACGAGGTGCTGTCCCTGCGCCGCGAGCGCGAGAAGCTTGAGAACTCGCTGGGCGGCATCAAGAACATGAACCGCCTGCCCGACGCGCTGTTCATCATCGACATCGGCCACGAAGACATCGCCGTGCAGGAAGCCAAGAAGCTCGGCATCCCGGTGATCGCGGTGGTCGACACCAACTACAACCCGGAGCTGGTCGACTACGCCATCCCGGGCAACGACGACGCGATCCGCGCGATCCAGCTGTACGCCCGCGCCGCCGCCGACGCCATCCTGGAAGGCAAGGCCGCCGCGCCGAACGCCGCCCAAGGCGATGCCGACGAGTTCGTCGAGCTCGACGAGGAAGGCAACCCGGTCGCCAAGGACGAGGAGCGCAAGGCCGCTCCGCGCCGCGCTCCCGCCAAGAAGGGCGCGCCGCGCCGTGACGGCGGCCGTGGCCGCCGCGAGTCGACCGACGCCGAGTAA
- the tsf gene encoding translation elongation factor Ts, with protein sequence MSNISAQLVKELRERSGAGMMECKKALVENNGDIEVAIEWLRKNGLAKADKKADRVAAEGRIVTAQAAGKAVLVEVNCETDFVTKNPDFVKFSDAVATVALESGAADIDALKAAAFPGASNVEEGAKALIATIGEKIEVRRIARVETDGVIGSYIHGGRIGVLVALKGGSEELAKGVAMHVAAMNPQYVKAEDVPADFVQKEKDIALSQMSDKDKAKPAEILEKIISGKINKIVSEVTLLGQAYVLDTNVTVGDALKKDGAEVVAVARLAVGEGIEKVQEDYAAEVAKAMQV encoded by the coding sequence ATGAGCAACATCTCCGCCCAGCTGGTGAAGGAACTGCGCGAGCGGTCCGGCGCCGGCATGATGGAATGCAAGAAGGCCCTGGTCGAGAACAACGGTGACATCGAAGTCGCCATCGAGTGGCTGCGCAAGAACGGCCTGGCCAAGGCCGACAAGAAGGCCGACCGCGTCGCCGCCGAAGGTCGCATCGTGACCGCGCAGGCCGCCGGCAAGGCCGTGCTGGTCGAGGTCAACTGCGAGACCGACTTCGTCACCAAGAACCCCGACTTCGTGAAGTTCAGCGACGCCGTCGCCACGGTGGCACTGGAGTCCGGCGCAGCCGACATCGACGCGCTGAAGGCCGCCGCCTTCCCGGGCGCCAGCAACGTCGAGGAAGGCGCCAAGGCGCTGATCGCCACCATCGGCGAGAAGATCGAGGTGCGCCGCATCGCCCGCGTCGAAACCGACGGCGTGATCGGCAGCTACATCCACGGCGGCCGCATCGGCGTGCTGGTGGCCCTGAAGGGCGGCTCCGAGGAGCTGGCCAAGGGCGTGGCCATGCACGTGGCCGCGATGAACCCGCAGTACGTGAAGGCCGAGGACGTCCCGGCCGACTTCGTGCAGAAGGAAAAGGACATCGCGCTGAGCCAGATGTCCGACAAGGACAAGGCCAAGCCGGCCGAGATCCTGGAGAAGATCATCTCCGGCAAGATCAACAAGATCGTGTCCGAGGTGACCCTGCTCGGCCAGGCCTACGTGCTGGACACCAACGTGACCGTCGGCGACGCCCTGAAGAAGGACGGCGCCGAAGTGGTGGCGGTGGCCCGCCTGGCCGTCGGCGAAGGCATCGAGAAGGTGCAGGAAGACTATGCCGCCGAAGTGGCGAAGGCGATGCAGGTCTGA
- the pyrH gene encoding UMP kinase: MSEPLKYRRILLKLSGEALMGDEDYGIDPKVIGRLADEILEVRKAGVEIGVVIGGGNIFRGAGLAAAGMDRVTGDHMGMLATVMNALAMQDAIEKRGGFARVMSALPIHDVAEDFIRRRAIRHIEKGRIVLFAAGIGNPFFTTDSAAALRAVEVSADLLLKATKVDGIYTADPAKHADATRYDHLTYDQVIERKLAVMDTAAIALCRDHRLPMVIYDMTVPGNLMRVMRGESIGTTVGTH; encoded by the coding sequence ATGAGCGAACCGCTTAAGTACCGCCGTATCCTGCTCAAACTCTCCGGTGAAGCCCTGATGGGCGACGAGGACTACGGCATCGATCCGAAGGTGATCGGCCGCCTCGCCGACGAAATCCTCGAAGTGCGCAAGGCCGGCGTCGAAATCGGCGTGGTGATCGGCGGCGGCAACATCTTCCGCGGTGCCGGCCTGGCCGCAGCCGGCATGGACCGGGTCACCGGCGACCACATGGGCATGCTCGCCACGGTGATGAACGCACTGGCGATGCAGGACGCGATCGAGAAGCGTGGCGGCTTCGCCCGCGTAATGAGCGCCCTGCCGATCCACGACGTGGCCGAGGACTTCATCCGCCGCCGCGCCATCCGCCACATCGAGAAGGGCCGCATCGTGCTGTTCGCCGCCGGCATCGGCAATCCGTTCTTCACCACCGACTCGGCCGCCGCGCTGCGCGCCGTGGAGGTGAGTGCGGACTTGCTGCTGAAGGCCACCAAGGTGGACGGCATCTACACCGCCGACCCGGCCAAGCACGCCGACGCCACCCGCTACGACCACCTCACCTACGACCAGGTGATCGAGCGCAAGCTGGCGGTGATGGATACCGCAGCCATCGCGCTTTGCCGCGACCACCGCCTGCCGATGGTGATCTACGACATGACCGTGCCGGGCAACCTGATGCGGGTGATGCGCGGCGAGTCGATCGGCACCACCGTCGGCACCCACTGA
- the frr gene encoding ribosome recycling factor produces MINDIKTDAQTRMGKTIDALKHDLTRLRTGRASTALVDNIKVSYYGSDMPLNQVASVALGDSRSIIITPFEKSLVATIEKALMASDIGITPTTAGTVIRLNMPPLTEERRRELAKHVGHEGENAKIAIRNIRRDALQQIKDLGKDKQITEDDERKADEEIQKITDRFVKEVDAVVKHKEEELLSV; encoded by the coding sequence ATGATCAACGACATCAAGACCGATGCCCAGACCCGCATGGGCAAGACCATCGACGCGCTCAAGCACGACCTGACTCGTCTGCGCACGGGCCGTGCGAGCACCGCACTGGTGGACAACATCAAGGTGTCCTACTACGGCTCGGACATGCCACTGAACCAGGTCGCCTCGGTGGCGCTGGGCGACTCGCGCTCGATCATCATCACCCCGTTCGAAAAGAGCCTGGTGGCGACCATCGAGAAGGCGCTGATGGCGTCGGACATCGGCATCACGCCGACCACCGCCGGCACCGTGATCCGCCTCAACATGCCGCCGCTCACCGAGGAGCGCCGCCGCGAGCTGGCCAAGCACGTGGGCCACGAGGGCGAGAACGCCAAGATCGCGATCCGCAACATCCGTCGCGACGCCCTGCAGCAGATCAAGGACCTGGGCAAGGACAAGCAGATCACCGAGGACGACGAGCGCAAGGCGGACGAGGAGATCCAGAAGATCACCGATCGTTTCGTCAAGGAAGTCGATGCGGTGGTCAAGCACAAGGAAGAAGAGCTGCTGAGCGTCTGA
- the uppS gene encoding polyprenyl diphosphate synthase, with the protein MNAPARVPRHIAIVMDGNGRWARARFQPRSFGHNAGRKAVREVIEGCVRLGVEALTLFAFSSENWQRPEDEVSALMSLFLRALDKEVDELHAQGVRVRFIGELSGFGADLRQRMHGAMERTAGNTRLQLNIAVNYGGRWDIVQAARQAAQAIGRGELTAETLDEAALGRWMCLADLPPLDLFIRTGGEQRISNFLLWQAAYAELYFTDTLWPDFDQASLAQAIDDFARRERRYGRTSDQVAAAPPP; encoded by the coding sequence ATGAACGCTCCGGCACGGGTGCCTCGCCACATCGCCATCGTGATGGACGGCAACGGCCGCTGGGCCAGGGCCCGCTTCCAGCCACGCAGCTTTGGCCACAACGCCGGGCGCAAGGCGGTGCGCGAGGTGATCGAGGGCTGCGTCCGACTGGGCGTGGAGGCGCTGACGCTGTTCGCCTTTTCCAGCGAGAACTGGCAACGCCCGGAGGATGAGGTCAGCGCCTTGATGTCGCTGTTCCTGCGGGCGCTGGACAAGGAAGTGGACGAGCTGCATGCACAGGGCGTGCGCGTGCGCTTCATCGGCGAACTGTCGGGCTTCGGCGCAGACCTGCGGCAGCGCATGCACGGCGCGATGGAGCGCACCGCCGGCAACACGCGGTTGCAGCTGAACATCGCGGTCAACTACGGCGGCCGCTGGGACATCGTGCAGGCCGCGCGCCAGGCCGCCCAGGCGATCGGCCGGGGCGAGCTGACTGCCGAGACCCTTGACGAGGCCGCGCTGGGTCGGTGGATGTGCCTGGCCGACCTCCCCCCGCTGGACCTGTTCATCCGCACCGGCGGCGAGCAGCGCATCAGCAACTTCCTGCTTTGGCAGGCCGCCTACGCCGAGCTGTACTTCACCGATACCCTGTGGCCGGACTTCGACCAGGCCAGCCTCGCGCAGGCCATCGACGACTTCGCCCGCCGCGAACGCCGCTACGGCCGCACCAGCGACCAGGTCGCTGCGGCACCTCCGCCCTGA
- a CDS encoding phosphatidate cytidylyltransferase: protein MLLQRILTALLLLPLALFIILGPATPVFAVIVAIAFLASAWEWMRLSGLNNMAARIAVLLALALVYAAAGWSRDPRLWAAMALLGVAWWVVASAWLRHFSFGAAPTPENRRLKLLAGAFVMVPAWAGLVLIHRTVPHGHWWTFLGLAIVWAADIGAYFAGRFLGKRKLAPQISPGKTWAGVYGAFVAAGLVVAIGGWLLGVHDARLAGLVVLAAVTVAVSIVGDLVESLMKRHAQVKDSGHLFPGHGGLLDRLDSVFAAMPVFALGLWLLGVVQLS, encoded by the coding sequence ATGCTGCTCCAGCGCATCCTCACCGCCCTGCTGCTGCTTCCCTTGGCCCTGTTCATCATCCTGGGGCCGGCGACGCCGGTGTTCGCGGTGATCGTGGCCATCGCGTTCCTCGCCAGCGCCTGGGAATGGATGCGCCTGAGCGGACTGAACAACATGGCCGCCCGCATCGCCGTGCTGCTCGCACTGGCGCTGGTCTATGCCGCCGCCGGCTGGAGCCGCGATCCGCGGCTGTGGGCGGCGATGGCACTGCTGGGTGTGGCCTGGTGGGTGGTCGCGTCGGCCTGGCTGCGCCATTTCTCCTTCGGTGCCGCGCCGACGCCGGAGAACCGGCGCCTGAAGCTGCTGGCCGGCGCGTTCGTGATGGTGCCGGCGTGGGCCGGTCTGGTGCTGATCCATCGCACCGTGCCTCACGGCCACTGGTGGACCTTCCTCGGCCTGGCGATCGTCTGGGCCGCCGACATTGGCGCCTACTTCGCCGGCCGCTTCTTGGGCAAGCGCAAGCTGGCGCCGCAGATCAGCCCCGGCAAGACCTGGGCCGGCGTCTACGGCGCGTTCGTCGCGGCCGGCCTGGTGGTGGCGATCGGCGGCTGGCTGCTGGGCGTGCACGATGCACGCCTGGCCGGTCTGGTCGTGCTGGCCGCGGTTACCGTGGCGGTGTCGATCGTCGGCGATCTCGTCGAGAGCCTGATGAAGCGCCACGCGCAGGTGAAGGATTCCGGCCACCTGTTCCCCGGCCACGGTGGCCTGCTCGACCGGCTCGACAGCGTGTTCGCAGCGATGCCGGTGTTCGCGCTGGGCCTGTGGTTGCTCGGCGTCGTGCAGCTGTCATGA